One Sporichthyaceae bacterium genomic region harbors:
- a CDS encoding L,D-transpeptidase family protein, whose amino-acid sequence MSTPRASRAVLAAAACVTVAAPLAVSGPAAAAVAPAVDAPPPTPTPTPDPLSAVTNLAAKITTAKVTLHWTDPTDAGFAGLVVRYAKGTTAPASRTAGKAAKLAATKSGKPATSVSISGLDSGVTYSFSVWAKYTEGGKTQYAPVADVTTTTKQESTPAACEHGTVICISKASRNLRLMVNGVNVLQADTRFGAPSTPTRNGTFHITRKDANHISNLYGSSMPYSMFFDGGQAIHYSSDFAARGYAGASHGCVNVRDMKAVATLFQLAPLGTTVIVY is encoded by the coding sequence ATGAGCACCCCTCGGGCCTCGCGGGCCGTACTGGCCGCCGCTGCCTGCGTCACCGTCGCGGCCCCGCTGGCCGTGTCGGGCCCGGCGGCCGCCGCCGTCGCCCCGGCCGTCGACGCCCCGCCGCCCACTCCCACCCCGACGCCGGACCCGTTGTCGGCAGTCACCAACCTGGCCGCGAAGATCACCACCGCCAAGGTGACGCTGCACTGGACCGACCCGACCGATGCCGGCTTCGCCGGCCTGGTCGTCCGCTACGCGAAGGGCACGACGGCGCCCGCGTCCCGGACGGCCGGCAAGGCCGCCAAGCTGGCTGCGACCAAGTCCGGCAAGCCCGCGACGAGCGTGTCAATCAGCGGCCTGGACTCGGGCGTCACCTACAGCTTCTCCGTCTGGGCGAAGTACACCGAGGGTGGCAAGACGCAGTACGCCCCGGTCGCCGACGTCACCACGACGACCAAGCAGGAGTCCACTCCGGCCGCCTGTGAGCACGGCACGGTGATCTGCATCAGCAAGGCTTCCCGCAACCTGCGACTGATGGTGAACGGCGTCAACGTCCTGCAGGCCGACACCCGCTTCGGTGCGCCAAGCACGCCGACCCGCAACGGCACCTTCCACATCACCCGGAAGGACGCCAACCACATCTCCAACCTCTACGGCAGCTCGATGCCGTACTCGATGTTCTTCGACGGTGGTCAGGCCATCCACTACTCCTCGGACTTCGCTGCCCGCGGCTACGCCGGCGCCTCGCACGGCTGCGTGAACGTGCGCGACATGAAGGCCGTCGCGACACTGTTCCAGCTCGCCCCGCTGGGCACCACGGTGATCGTCTACTGA